A region of the Sphingomonas sp. S2-65 genome:
GCGGTAATAATCCTCGCCGAGATATTCGCCGGCGGGCTGGAGGTTGACCAGCAGCGGCACCTTGTGCCCCTTGTCCTGCCAGGTTTCGATCGGCAGCTCGACACCGATATGACGGGCGATCGCGGCCAAGTGGATCGGCGCGTTGGTCGACCCGCCGATCGCCGAGTTGACGACGATCGCGTTCTCGAACGCTTCGCGGGTCAGGATGTCGGAGGGCTTGAGGTCCTCGGCCACCATTTCGACGATGCGCTTGCCGGTGATGTACGACACTTCCTGGCGGTCGCGATACGGCGCGGGGATTGCCGCCGAGCCGGGCAGCGACATGCCGAGCGCCTCGCACAGCGAGTTCATCGTCGTGGCGGTGCCCATGGTGTTGCAATAGCCGGTCGACGGCGCGGACGATGCGACGAGCTTGATGAACTCCTTGTCGTCGATCTCGCCGGCGGCGAGCATCTGGCGCGCCTTCCACACGATGGTGCCCGAACCGGTGCGCTCGCCCTTGTGCCAGCCGTTGAGCATCGGGCCGACCGACAGGGCGATCGCCGGGATGTTCACGGTGGCGGCGGCCATCAGGCAGGCCGGGGTGGTCTTGTCGCAGCCGATGGTCAGCACGACGCCGTCGATCGGGTAGCCGTACAGCAGCTCGACCAGACCCATATAGGCCAGGTTGCGGTCGAGGCCGGCGGTCGGACGCTTGCCGGTTTCCTGGATCGGGTGGACCGGGAATTCGATGGCGATGCCGCCCGCCTCACGGATGCCTTCGCGCACGCGCTCGGCCAGCACCAGGTGATGGCGGTTGCACGGGGACAGGTCGCTGCCGGTCTGGGCGATGCCGATGATCGGCTTGCCCGACTGGAGCTCTTCGAGGCTGAGTCCGAAGTTCAGGTACCGCTCAAGATAAAGCGCGGTCATGTCGATGTTGTCGGGATTGTCGAACCAGGCGCGCGAGCGAAGCTTGGGGGGATTTTGAGCGGTCATGACAGGTCCGTTACTGGGAAACCGAGAGGCGGTAGATCATGACATGCCTATACGGCTTGCCCGGATCAACGCGAGCGGAAACGAATGCCGGCTGATTTGGTGCATCGG
Encoded here:
- a CDS encoding IlvD/Edd family dehydratase; protein product: MTAQNPPKLRSRAWFDNPDNIDMTALYLERYLNFGLSLEELQSGKPIIGIAQTGSDLSPCNRHHLVLAERVREGIREAGGIAIEFPVHPIQETGKRPTAGLDRNLAYMGLVELLYGYPIDGVVLTIGCDKTTPACLMAAATVNIPAIALSVGPMLNGWHKGERTGSGTIVWKARQMLAAGEIDDKEFIKLVASSAPSTGYCNTMGTATTMNSLCEALGMSLPGSAAIPAPYRDRQEVSYITGKRIVEMVAEDLKPSDILTREAFENAIVVNSAIGGSTNAPIHLAAIARHIGVELPIETWQDKGHKVPLLVNLQPAGEYLGEDYYRAGGVPAVTAQLMQQGLIHEGALTVNGKSMGDNCRDATIEDEKVIRPFGQPLIEDAGFIVLKGNLFDAAIMKTSVISPEFRDRYLSNPEDPDAFEGPAVVFDGPEDYHHRIDDPATGITDQTLLFMRGAGPIGYPGAAEVVNMRPPAYLIREGVHALPCIGDGRQSGTSGSPSILNASPEAAAMGGLALIQTGDRVRIDLNKGTANVLISDEELAARRTKLEAEGGYKFPASQTPWQEIQRAVVGQMNTGAILEGAEKYQKIAQTMGLPRDNH